In Aeromicrobium marinum DSM 15272, one genomic interval encodes:
- a CDS encoding alpha/beta hydrolase family protein yields MHRRQLIAAAGALALAACAPDPDRRRPDDVEELRYGSDRSQFAELSRTAAATSLGVVVVIHGGFWRDGFDLSLGRPLARSLVEEGWDVLNLEYRRVGGGGGFPQTFDDVADGIDLLAETDLATDRVITLGHSAGGHLAVWAAALGTLQDSPWGTPRVPVTAAVSQAGVLDLAGAADVNLGGGAAQALMGGPPDASWRLADPAQQVPLPVPVRCVHAADDQVVPIGQSAAYVDRARAAGADAELVEVPGDHFSVIDTASEAWRSTLTVLRDL; encoded by the coding sequence ATGCACCGTCGACAGCTCATCGCCGCAGCCGGGGCGCTCGCCCTCGCGGCGTGCGCGCCCGACCCCGACCGCAGGAGGCCCGACGACGTGGAAGAGCTGCGGTACGGATCCGATCGCTCGCAGTTCGCCGAGCTCAGCCGCACCGCGGCGGCGACCTCGCTCGGCGTCGTGGTCGTGATCCACGGCGGCTTCTGGCGAGACGGGTTCGACCTCTCGCTGGGACGACCGCTGGCCCGCTCGCTCGTCGAGGAGGGGTGGGACGTGCTGAACCTGGAGTACCGGCGCGTCGGTGGCGGCGGAGGCTTCCCGCAGACCTTCGACGACGTCGCCGACGGCATCGACCTGCTCGCGGAGACCGATCTCGCCACGGACCGGGTGATCACCCTCGGGCACTCCGCGGGGGGCCACCTGGCCGTGTGGGCCGCAGCGCTGGGCACGCTGCAGGACTCGCCGTGGGGGACGCCGCGGGTGCCGGTGACGGCGGCGGTCAGCCAGGCCGGCGTGCTGGACCTCGCCGGTGCGGCCGACGTGAACCTCGGTGGCGGAGCCGCCCAGGCCCTGATGGGCGGCCCGCCCGACGCCTCGTGGCGTCTCGCGGACCCGGCGCAGCAGGTACCGCTGCCCGTACCCGTGCGCTGCGTCCACGCGGCGGACGACCAGGTGGTGCCGATCGGGCAGTCCGCCGCGTACGTCGACCGGGCCAGGGCCGCCGGGGCCGATGCCGAGCTGGTCGAGGTGCCCGGCGACCACTTCAGCGTCATCGACACCGCCTCGGAGGCGTGGCGCTCCACCCTGACGGTGCTGCGCGACCTCTGA
- a CDS encoding permease prefix domain 1-containing protein — protein MTLPTRYVHAVTRAVPEDRRADVAAELGGSIADMVDDRVDQGQSRAAAERAVLTELGDPARLAATYTDRTLHLIGPTYYLVWWRLMLTLLAWVPATVGVVVAVIAGADASADAGDVISAFFGAFFQVGFQIAFWVTLGFALLDRFGGPDGLPGWTVDDLPEVPADSDVSLTDAVAAVVFPLLVVGALAWQQFLSPIGGDERIAVIDPDLWSSWLPLVVVLLLAESALMVAVYRNRRWTMGFAGINAVVAGAFAAVVVWLTTREELFNPAFVGELDWLGENLDLVSNVVVLVTVATMLADVATGYWRAFRSRSA, from the coding sequence ATGACGCTCCCGACCCGCTACGTGCACGCCGTCACCCGGGCCGTCCCGGAGGACCGACGGGCGGACGTCGCCGCCGAGCTCGGCGGCTCGATCGCCGACATGGTCGACGACCGCGTCGACCAGGGGCAGTCGCGCGCCGCCGCCGAACGGGCGGTGCTGACCGAGCTCGGTGACCCGGCCCGCCTGGCCGCCACCTACACCGACCGCACGCTCCATCTGATCGGCCCGACCTACTACCTCGTGTGGTGGCGCCTGATGCTGACGTTGCTGGCCTGGGTGCCGGCGACGGTGGGAGTCGTCGTGGCCGTCATCGCGGGGGCGGACGCCTCGGCCGACGCCGGCGACGTCATCAGCGCCTTCTTCGGCGCGTTCTTCCAGGTCGGGTTCCAGATCGCCTTCTGGGTCACCCTCGGCTTCGCCCTGCTCGACCGCTTCGGGGGACCCGACGGGCTGCCGGGATGGACGGTCGACGACCTGCCGGAGGTCCCTGCCGACTCCGACGTCAGCCTCACGGACGCCGTGGCCGCTGTGGTCTTCCCGCTCCTCGTGGTCGGGGCCCTGGCGTGGCAGCAGTTCCTGTCGCCGATCGGTGGTGACGAGAGGATCGCCGTGATCGACCCCGACCTGTGGTCGTCGTGGCTGCCGCTCGTGGTGGTGCTCCTGCTCGCGGAGTCTGCCCTCATGGTCGCCGTCTACCGCAACCGTCGCTGGACGATGGGGTTCGCCGGCATCAACGCCGTCGTCGCGGGCGCCTTCGCCGCGGTCGTGGTGTGGCTGACCACGCGTGAGGAGCTGTTCAACCCGGCCTTCGTCGGCGAGCTCGACTGGCTGGGCGAGAACCTCGACCTCGTGTCGAACGTCGTCGTGCTCGTGACGGTCGCGACGATGCTGGCTGACGTGGCCACCGGCTACTGGCGGGCGTTCCGCAGCCGGTCCGCCTGA
- a CDS encoding DUF6458 family protein yields the protein MYIGSSLALLAVGAILSFAVRDSFEAIDVITTGYILMAVGALGLVVSLVVGTSRRDPRDPGPR from the coding sequence ATGTACATCGGAAGCTCCCTCGCCCTGCTCGCCGTCGGCGCGATCCTGTCGTTCGCCGTGCGGGACAGCTTCGAGGCGATCGACGTGATCACCACCGGCTACATCCTGATGGCGGTGGGCGCGCTCGGGCTGGTGGTGTCCCTGGTCGTCGGCACGTCGCGCCGTGACCCCCGTGACCCCGGCCCTCGCTGA
- a CDS encoding TrkH family potassium uptake protein, translating into MNRWLTPVRVVPAAFLVTITIGTVLLSLPMSTTGRGRGDLLDALFTSVSAVCVTGLTSVDTATYWTPTGQAIILALIQVGGFGIMTLASVLLLTIGRNLGLRNGLIAQTETHAVDLGDVRSLVRRLAVIVLVVETVIIAILVPRFRLVYDDDLPTAVWHAVFHGISAFNNAGFALYSDNLVGFVDDPWIMLPLCLAVVIGGLGFPVVGEIVRRGRRRWSVHTRITVYGSLMLLVVGVVGFGIAEWSNPATIGGLDTGGKLIASVTGGVMPRTAGFNSIDYSAATSESLMLTNMLMFIGGGSAGTAGGIKVSTFILLGVVIWSELRGEQSVGIYGRAMPSSLQRQALTVALLAVGVVMAGTMAMMITTDYTFEPLLFESVSAFATVGLSTGITFDLPASGEIVLILLMFVGRVGVVTVGAALALSHRHRRYTLPEEHIIVG; encoded by the coding sequence ATGAATCGCTGGCTGACCCCGGTCCGGGTGGTCCCTGCGGCGTTCCTCGTCACGATCACCATCGGCACGGTGCTGCTGTCCCTGCCGATGTCGACCACCGGGCGGGGCCGCGGTGACCTCCTCGACGCCCTGTTCACCTCGGTGTCCGCCGTGTGCGTCACGGGACTCACCTCCGTGGACACCGCCACCTACTGGACGCCCACCGGTCAGGCGATCATCCTCGCGCTGATCCAGGTCGGCGGGTTCGGCATCATGACCCTGGCGTCGGTCCTGCTGCTCACGATCGGCCGCAACCTGGGGCTGCGCAACGGACTGATCGCCCAGACCGAGACCCACGCGGTCGACCTCGGCGACGTCCGGTCACTGGTGCGCCGCCTGGCCGTCATCGTGCTGGTCGTCGAGACCGTGATCATCGCGATCCTCGTCCCGCGGTTCCGCCTGGTGTACGACGACGACCTGCCGACCGCGGTCTGGCACGCGGTGTTCCACGGCATCTCGGCGTTCAACAACGCCGGGTTCGCCCTGTACTCCGACAACCTGGTCGGGTTCGTCGACGACCCGTGGATCATGCTGCCGCTGTGCCTCGCGGTGGTGATCGGCGGACTCGGGTTCCCCGTCGTCGGCGAGATCGTCCGACGTGGCCGGCGGCGGTGGAGCGTCCACACCCGCATCACCGTCTACGGGTCGCTGATGCTGCTGGTCGTCGGCGTCGTCGGGTTCGGCATCGCCGAGTGGAGCAACCCGGCCACGATCGGGGGGCTCGACACCGGCGGCAAGCTCATCGCCTCGGTCACCGGCGGCGTGATGCCCCGGACGGCCGGCTTCAACTCCATCGACTACAGCGCCGCGACCTCCGAGAGCCTCATGCTCACCAACATGCTGATGTTCATCGGCGGCGGCAGTGCCGGCACGGCGGGCGGCATCAAGGTCAGCACGTTCATCCTGCTGGGGGTCGTCATCTGGAGCGAGCTGCGGGGCGAGCAGAGCGTGGGCATCTACGGCCGCGCGATGCCCAGCTCGCTGCAGCGCCAGGCCCTGACCGTCGCTCTGCTGGCCGTCGGGGTCGTGATGGCGGGAACCATGGCGATGATGATCACGACCGACTACACCTTCGAACCGCTGTTGTTCGAGTCGGTGTCGGCCTTCGCCACCGTGGGCCTGTCGACCGGCATCACCTTCGACCTGCCGGCATCCGGGGAGATCGTGCTGATCCTGCTGATGTTCGTGGGCCGGGTCGGGGTCGTGACGGTGGGGGCCGCGTTGGCGCTGTCGCACCGCCACCGCCGCTACACCCTGCCGGAGGAGCACATCATCGTGGGCTGA
- a CDS encoding PadR family transcriptional regulator: MEPDDLVRGHLQELRRGTIVVASLTALKTPGYGYGLLQTLAEHGFQVDANTLYPLLRRLEDQGLLTSEWDTAESRPRKFYRTSQEGESLLSTLLADLDALRTSLATLTEGVRP, translated from the coding sequence ATGGAACCGGACGACCTCGTACGTGGTCACCTGCAGGAGCTCAGACGCGGCACGATCGTCGTCGCGAGCCTGACGGCCCTGAAGACCCCCGGCTACGGCTACGGGCTCCTGCAGACCCTGGCCGAGCACGGGTTCCAGGTCGACGCCAACACGCTCTACCCGTTGCTCCGTCGCCTGGAGGACCAGGGCCTGCTCACCAGCGAGTGGGACACCGCCGAGAGTCGGCCGCGCAAGTTCTACCGCACCTCCCAGGAGGGCGAGTCGCTGCTGAGCACGCTGCTCGCCGATCTCGACGCCCTCCGCACATCCCTCGCCACCCTCACCGAAGGAGTCCGACCATGA
- a CDS encoding enoyl-CoA hydratase-related protein has product MPHLTQDGPVWTLDLGDDENRFSPDWIDRTEEILAEVAASTEPAALVTTGSGKFFSNGLDLDWLGAHPTEMGSYVQKVHGLFATVLSLPVPTVAAVNGHAFGAGAMLAMAHDWRVMRDDRGFLCFPEVDILIPFTPGMAALIQAKVTPRTAVDAMTTGRRYGGPDALAAGLVDATASLDDLPGAAADLVRDLAGKDRPTLKAIKDEMFAGPLAALRQPQA; this is encoded by the coding sequence ATGCCCCACCTGACACAGGACGGTCCGGTCTGGACCCTGGACCTCGGGGACGACGAGAACCGCTTCAGCCCCGACTGGATCGACCGGACCGAGGAGATCCTCGCGGAGGTCGCCGCGTCGACCGAACCGGCCGCACTGGTGACCACGGGCTCCGGCAAGTTCTTCTCCAACGGCCTGGACCTGGACTGGCTCGGCGCCCACCCCACCGAGATGGGCTCGTACGTGCAGAAGGTGCACGGCCTGTTCGCGACCGTGCTGAGCCTGCCGGTGCCGACCGTGGCAGCGGTCAACGGTCACGCCTTCGGTGCCGGCGCCATGCTCGCGATGGCCCACGACTGGCGGGTCATGCGGGACGACCGCGGGTTCCTGTGCTTCCCCGAGGTCGACATCCTCATCCCCTTCACCCCGGGGATGGCGGCGTTGATCCAGGCGAAGGTGACGCCGCGCACCGCCGTCGACGCCATGACGACCGGCCGCCGCTACGGCGGACCGGACGCGCTCGCCGCCGGCCTGGTCGACGCGACCGCCAGCCTGGACGACCTGCCCGGTGCCGCCGCCGACCTGGTCCGCGACCTCGCCGGCAAGGACCGTCCGACCCTGAAGGCGATCAAGGACGAGATGTTCGCCGGACCGCTGGCCGCCCTGCGCCAGCCGCAGGCCTGA
- a CDS encoding DUF6458 family protein, which yields MYIGSSLALIAVGAILSFAVRDNIEAVDLVAAGYIMMAVGAVGLVASLIIGTQRRDRLDGRDPRDPPLR from the coding sequence ATGTACATCGGAAGTTCCCTCGCCCTCATCGCGGTCGGAGCGATCCTGTCGTTCGCCGTGCGCGACAACATCGAGGCGGTCGACCTCGTCGCGGCCGGCTACATCATGATGGCCGTGGGTGCCGTGGGCCTCGTCGCCTCGCTCATCATCGGCACCCAGCGTCGCGACCGGCTGGACGGGCGCGACCCTCGGGACCCGCCGCTGCGCTGA